The Nitrospinaceae bacterium genome window below encodes:
- the pcrA gene encoding DNA helicase: protein MLTDSLNPQQLQSVLHSDGPLIVVAGAGSGKTRVITTRIAHLVKESGIAPERILAITFTNKAAAEMKERVRKILGHTDSSPWISTFHSFCLRILRRHISTLGFPGDFVIYDSQDQLSLIKQCMKKMAVNAEAFPPKSILNHISGFKNDFLFPKDVDRDSLPFGNKLKAAEVYVAYQEALQKNNALDFDDLLMWAVRLLRDSAEASDLYNERFQYILVDEFQDTNRTQYQLLKLLSRKHRNVCVVGDDDQSIYRWRGANLENLLHFEKDYPGTTVIKLEENYRSTQNILKAAGEVVKENLNRKPKTLWTKNGEGAPIVYYRAQDEGDEARNVCQRILRLNREKNISFNDMAVLYRTNAQSRVIEDALRRENIQHQVFGGLKFYARKEVKDILSYLRVVLNPEDSVSLKRIINLPARGIGKTSLDKIEAFCEQSKISLMEGLRQMEAKGLLSAAVAKKIAGFVNMMDTFTNLYQNGSPLEVLRDIIVRSGYEAMLEKENTVESRSRQENLQELCSAVEQSMEKEGQTLQEFLDSTALIADIDSLEDSRGVLPLMTLHTCKGLEFNAVFIIGMEDGLLPHSSSMSDPAEYEEERRLCYVGFTRAKEMLFVSNARRRKIYGSIFNYSPSQFLLSIPPDILEKETSSESEGFSASSPSAPSYAIRSQSKAVPADQPYSIGSKLLHPAFGTGVVMNRAGNEDDLKLEIFFKRPHGKKKIAVKHAKLIPL from the coding sequence ATGCTTACCGATTCACTGAACCCTCAACAATTACAATCCGTCCTTCATTCAGATGGCCCCCTCATTGTGGTCGCCGGCGCAGGCTCCGGAAAAACACGGGTGATCACCACCCGCATCGCGCACCTGGTGAAGGAATCAGGCATCGCCCCGGAACGTATTCTGGCGATCACGTTCACCAATAAAGCCGCGGCTGAGATGAAAGAGAGAGTCCGTAAAATTTTAGGACACACCGATTCTTCGCCGTGGATCAGCACCTTTCACTCCTTCTGCCTCAGAATTTTGCGACGGCATATTTCAACTCTGGGTTTTCCCGGAGACTTCGTGATTTATGATTCGCAGGACCAGTTGTCTCTCATCAAGCAATGCATGAAAAAGATGGCGGTGAATGCCGAGGCGTTTCCGCCGAAGTCCATTCTCAACCACATCAGCGGGTTCAAAAACGATTTTCTTTTTCCTAAGGACGTGGACCGCGATTCCCTTCCCTTTGGCAACAAGTTGAAAGCCGCGGAAGTCTATGTGGCGTATCAGGAAGCGTTGCAGAAAAACAACGCGCTCGATTTTGACGATCTTCTCATGTGGGCTGTTCGTCTTTTACGGGACTCGGCGGAAGCTTCCGATCTCTATAACGAACGGTTTCAATACATTCTGGTGGATGAATTTCAGGACACCAACCGCACTCAGTACCAGTTGCTCAAACTTCTATCCAGAAAACACCGCAATGTCTGCGTGGTGGGAGACGACGATCAAAGCATTTACCGGTGGCGCGGGGCCAATCTGGAAAACCTTTTGCATTTTGAAAAAGATTACCCTGGAACCACAGTGATCAAACTGGAAGAAAACTACCGCTCGACGCAGAATATCCTCAAGGCGGCGGGTGAGGTGGTCAAGGAAAATCTCAACCGCAAACCCAAAACCTTGTGGACGAAAAATGGCGAAGGCGCTCCGATTGTTTACTACCGTGCCCAGGACGAGGGTGACGAAGCGAGAAATGTCTGCCAACGCATTCTCCGGCTGAACCGCGAGAAAAATATCTCGTTCAACGACATGGCGGTCCTGTACCGCACCAATGCGCAGTCGCGCGTGATCGAAGACGCTCTGCGCCGGGAAAACATCCAGCATCAGGTGTTCGGCGGATTGAAGTTCTATGCCAGAAAAGAGGTCAAGGACATTCTTTCCTATTTGCGGGTGGTGCTGAACCCTGAGGATTCCGTGTCCCTGAAACGCATCATCAATCTTCCGGCCCGGGGGATCGGCAAAACCTCGCTGGACAAGATCGAGGCTTTTTGCGAACAATCAAAAATTTCCCTCATGGAGGGCTTGCGGCAGATGGAAGCCAAGGGGCTGCTTTCGGCGGCGGTCGCGAAAAAAATCGCCGGTTTCGTGAATATGATGGACACGTTCACGAACCTGTACCAGAACGGATCGCCCCTTGAAGTGTTGCGGGATATCATTGTGCGCTCAGGGTATGAGGCCATGCTGGAAAAGGAGAATACGGTTGAAAGCCGGAGCCGGCAGGAAAACCTGCAGGAATTGTGTTCGGCTGTGGAACAATCCATGGAAAAAGAAGGTCAGACCCTGCAGGAGTTTCTGGACTCCACCGCTTTGATTGCCGATATCGATTCTCTCGAAGATTCCCGTGGTGTTCTGCCGCTCATGACGCTTCACACCTGCAAAGGACTCGAGTTCAACGCCGTATTCATCATCGGCATGGAAGACGGGCTTCTTCCGCACAGCAGTTCCATGTCGGACCCCGCTGAATATGAAGAAGAACGGCGGCTCTGCTATGTGGGGTTCACCCGGGCAAAAGAAATGCTGTTTGTCAGCAATGCCCGACGACGCAAAATCTACGGAAGCATATTTAATTACTCCCCCTCGCAGTTTTTGCTTTCCATTCCCCCCGATATTCTGGAAAAGGAAACCTCATCGGAATCTGAGGGCTTTTCCGCATCCTCCCCGTCGGCTCCTTCTTATGCCATACGCTCACAATCCAAAGCGGTTCCAGCCGATCAGCCTTATTCCATCGGCTCCAAACTCCTGCATCCCGCCTTTGGCACCGGAGTGGTGATGAACCGGGCAGGCAATGAGGACGATTTGAAACTGGAAATTTTTTTCAAGCGGCCACACGGCAAGAAAAAAATTGCCGTCAAACATGCTAAACTGATTCCTCTTTAA
- the hemH gene encoding ferrochelatase: MAHGAPTSVDDIPLYLKNIRGGKDSTPEVIQLIRERYQAIGGSSPLLEITRGQAEALENFINQDGKNAFKVYFGMRSWSPYIRDVVKQMVDDGIKKVYAICLAPQYSKWSTERYFKSFNEALQECEAKDLQVHTISSWCDHPCLTDAFVEKYEQAIESLKKQGKNQIHTIFTVHSIPASSLDEGDPYAEEYEKTVRKIVDRVQPTHWHMAYQSQGMIPVPWLGPPVESVLDKIARYGARTVLVVPVGFVSDHIEILYDIDIDFKAYARERKLDLYRTESMNLSPAFIEALAAVVWENLV; this comes from the coding sequence ATGGCACACGGGGCGCCGACCTCTGTGGACGACATCCCCCTTTATTTGAAAAATATCCGCGGCGGAAAAGACTCCACGCCGGAAGTGATCCAATTGATCCGCGAGCGTTACCAGGCCATCGGCGGCAGTTCGCCATTGCTTGAAATCACCCGCGGGCAGGCCGAAGCCCTGGAAAACTTTATCAATCAGGATGGTAAAAACGCCTTCAAAGTTTATTTTGGCATGCGCAGTTGGAGTCCCTACATCCGGGACGTTGTCAAACAGATGGTGGACGATGGTATCAAAAAAGTTTACGCCATCTGCCTCGCCCCGCAATACAGCAAATGGAGCACCGAGCGTTATTTCAAATCGTTTAACGAGGCGTTACAGGAATGTGAGGCAAAAGATTTGCAGGTTCACACCATCTCCAGCTGGTGCGACCATCCCTGCCTGACGGATGCCTTCGTCGAAAAGTACGAACAGGCCATTGAGTCATTAAAAAAACAAGGTAAAAACCAAATTCACACCATATTCACCGTGCACAGCATACCCGCATCCTCTTTGGACGAAGGCGACCCCTATGCCGAAGAATATGAAAAAACCGTGCGCAAAATCGTGGACCGGGTGCAACCCACCCATTGGCATATGGCTTACCAGAGCCAGGGGATGATCCCGGTACCGTGGTTGGGACCGCCAGTGGAATCGGTCCTCGATAAAATTGCCCGTTACGGCGCACGAACCGTCCTTGTGGTCCCGGTGGGTTTTGTTTCCGATCATATCGAAATTCTTTACGACATCGATATCGATTTCAAAGCGTACGCCAGAGAGCGCAAACTCGACCTTTACCGGACAGAATCCATGAACCTGTCCCCCGCATTCATTGAGGCCCTGGCCGCCGTGGTGTGGGAAAACCTGGTTTGA
- the hemE gene encoding uroporphyrinogen decarboxylase encodes MSENKDFRFLKACGGEPVDATPVWFMRQAGRYMKAYRDLKEKYTFLEMCKTPELATQVTLQPVNALDIDAAIIFADILLPLEPMGTGLEFVVGDGPSIPRPVRDAKDVEKLLPVNAEEQLGFVGDAIRMVRSEISGKIPLIGFAGAPFTLCSYMVEGGKSRDFTTTKMMMFEAPDLWERLMDKVCTTLIDYLKMQVKAGAQALQIFDSWVGCLSPEDYTRYVLPYTKRVIEGVKDTGVPIINFSTGTSTMLDRVAQAGGDVISFDWRINLDDAWQQVGHDQPIQGNLDPVILFAPLPVIKERVHDIMRRAQGRPGHIFNLGHGILQHTPVDHVKAVCDMVHEYRHA; translated from the coding sequence ATGAGTGAAAACAAGGATTTTCGATTTTTAAAAGCATGCGGCGGCGAACCGGTGGACGCCACCCCGGTATGGTTCATGCGTCAGGCGGGACGTTATATGAAGGCCTACCGCGATCTCAAAGAAAAATATACTTTTCTGGAAATGTGTAAAACCCCGGAACTGGCCACGCAGGTGACCCTGCAACCGGTGAACGCTCTCGATATCGACGCCGCCATCATTTTCGCGGATATTCTTCTTCCCCTTGAACCGATGGGAACGGGACTGGAGTTCGTCGTCGGAGACGGGCCGTCGATCCCCCGCCCCGTAAGAGATGCGAAGGACGTGGAAAAACTCCTTCCCGTGAATGCTGAGGAGCAACTGGGCTTTGTCGGCGACGCCATCCGCATGGTGCGCAGTGAAATTTCCGGAAAAATTCCTCTTATAGGGTTTGCCGGAGCGCCCTTCACGCTTTGCAGTTATATGGTTGAAGGCGGAAAATCACGAGACTTCACCACCACTAAAATGATGATGTTTGAAGCTCCGGACCTGTGGGAACGATTGATGGACAAGGTCTGCACCACCCTCATCGATTATTTAAAAATGCAGGTGAAGGCCGGCGCCCAGGCCTTGCAGATATTTGACAGCTGGGTGGGGTGCCTCAGCCCGGAAGACTACACCCGCTATGTCCTGCCCTACACCAAGCGGGTGATTGAAGGCGTGAAGGACACCGGTGTCCCGATCATCAATTTCAGCACCGGCACGTCCACCATGCTGGACCGGGTGGCGCAAGCCGGAGGCGACGTGATCAGTTTTGACTGGCGCATCAATCTCGACGATGCGTGGCAACAGGTGGGCCATGATCAGCCGATTCAGGGCAATCTCGATCCGGTGATTTTATTCGCACCTCTCCCGGTTATTAAAGAGCGGGTGCACGACATCATGCGCCGCGCCCAAGGCCGGCCCGGCCATATTTTCAATCTGGGACACGGGATACTACAACACACTCCTGTAGATCACGTAAAAGCCGTCTGCGATATGGTGCACGAATACCGTCATGCATGA
- the queG gene encoding epoxyqueuosine reductase, with protein sequence MDSTGLQEKVRTIENASRNLGFDGFGITRPDTPEAVAHFKSWLVRQYDGEMGYMGRWAEKRADLDKVLTGVQSVICLRTNYFPQAKDMTFLDDTDQGDISLYALNDDYHEVLIPRLKRLEEIIHQEFDDCHTKVYVDTGPVLEKPLAQKAGIGWVGKHTNLISEGIGSWYFLSEILTDIRLPVNKEAEDRCGTCKDCIDICPTQAIVAPYVLDSRRCISYLTIELKGVIPLEFRQAIGNRIYGCDDCQIVCPWNSYAVKTADEAFHERDGVRRLIDLIRLDGDDFSRRFKKSPVKRIKRRGLLRNVAVALGNSGNPDAVSPLIEVLSDKEPLIRAHAVWALGQLLKAKVHPVLKENLAEERDEMVLTEIRNIEKTIPRASDSYFTS encoded by the coding sequence ATGGATTCTACCGGATTGCAGGAAAAAGTGAGGACGATTGAGAACGCGTCCAGAAACCTCGGGTTTGACGGCTTCGGCATCACCCGGCCTGATACTCCCGAAGCGGTGGCGCATTTTAAGAGCTGGCTCGTCCGACAATATGACGGAGAGATGGGTTATATGGGCCGCTGGGCGGAAAAACGGGCGGATTTGGATAAGGTGCTTACCGGAGTGCAGAGCGTGATCTGTTTGCGGACGAATTATTTCCCGCAGGCAAAAGACATGACCTTTTTGGACGACACCGACCAGGGAGATATCTCGCTTTACGCGCTCAACGACGACTACCATGAGGTTTTGATTCCCCGGCTGAAACGGCTTGAAGAAATAATCCATCAGGAATTTGACGACTGCCACACCAAAGTTTATGTTGACACCGGTCCGGTGCTCGAAAAACCCCTGGCCCAGAAAGCCGGCATCGGCTGGGTGGGCAAGCACACCAACCTGATCTCAGAAGGCATCGGCTCCTGGTATTTTCTTTCCGAAATTCTGACCGACATCCGGCTTCCTGTAAACAAAGAGGCTGAAGACCGTTGTGGCACCTGTAAAGATTGCATCGATATCTGCCCCACGCAGGCCATCGTCGCGCCCTATGTTCTGGACTCCAGGCGCTGCATTTCCTATCTGACCATCGAACTCAAGGGGGTGATCCCTTTGGAATTCCGGCAAGCCATCGGAAACCGGATTTACGGTTGCGACGATTGCCAGATCGTTTGCCCGTGGAATTCATACGCGGTAAAGACCGCGGACGAAGCCTTTCACGAACGGGACGGCGTGCGCCGCCTCATCGATTTGATCCGCCTGGATGGAGACGATTTCAGCCGCCGGTTTAAAAAAAGCCCCGTTAAGCGCATCAAACGCCGGGGATTGTTGCGCAACGTCGCGGTGGCTCTCGGAAATTCCGGTAACCCCGATGCGGTTTCTCCTTTGATAGAGGTTCTCAGCGACAAGGAACCTCTCATACGCGCACACGCGGTTTGGGCGCTGGGACAGCTGTTAAAGGCGAAAGTCCACCCCGTTCTTAAGGAAAACCTTGCGGAAGAACGCGACGAAATGGTTTTGACGGAAATTCGGAACATTGAAAAAACGATTCCCCGCGCTTCGGATTCTTATTTCACTTCCTAG
- the acuC2 gene encoding histone deacetylase, translating into MGKTSFIYNPLYLKHETDPHPETPRRLEAIYGKIQSSEISSQLIFTEPRQAAPEQIAMNHSAGYIDQVKASCEQGVRNLDADTVISQNSYDAAVLAAGAGLTAVDMVLDGEADNVFCAVRPPGHHAEQNRAMGFCLFNNVAVAARYAIRERDLNRVFIFDWDVHHGNGTQHSFYSDSAVYYSSAHQFPFYPGTGDKDETGSGDGLGTTLNFPLRAYSGDADYLALVENQLIPEMIKFKPDLIIISAGFDAHTGDPLANMEVTTEGFGKMTELIKNAAQEICQGRLISMLEGGYNLEELSDSVHNHLISLLK; encoded by the coding sequence ATGGGGAAAACCAGTTTTATATACAACCCGCTTTATCTGAAACACGAGACCGATCCGCACCCGGAAACGCCAAGAAGGCTGGAAGCCATTTATGGCAAAATCCAGAGTTCGGAAATTTCCTCGCAGTTGATTTTTACCGAGCCCCGGCAGGCGGCGCCCGAGCAAATCGCCATGAACCACAGTGCCGGTTACATCGACCAGGTGAAGGCCTCCTGTGAGCAGGGAGTGCGAAATCTGGATGCCGACACCGTCATCAGCCAAAATTCTTACGATGCCGCGGTTCTGGCCGCAGGCGCTGGGTTGACGGCGGTGGATATGGTTCTCGATGGAGAGGCGGACAACGTATTTTGCGCCGTGCGTCCTCCCGGCCATCATGCGGAACAAAACCGCGCCATGGGTTTTTGCCTTTTTAACAACGTCGCTGTCGCCGCCCGCTATGCGATCCGGGAGAGGGATCTCAACCGGGTGTTTATTTTCGACTGGGACGTGCATCACGGCAACGGCACCCAGCATTCCTTCTACTCCGATTCGGCAGTGTATTATTCCAGTGCCCATCAGTTCCCGTTTTACCCCGGAACCGGGGACAAAGACGAAACCGGGTCCGGCGATGGATTGGGGACCACCCTCAATTTTCCTCTGAGAGCGTATTCCGGCGATGCGGACTATCTGGCTTTGGTTGAAAATCAACTCATCCCGGAGATGATTAAATTCAAGCCCGATTTGATCATCATTTCTGCGGGCTTTGACGCCCATACAGGCGATCCACTGGCTAACATGGAAGTCACTACGGAAGGTTTTGGTAAAATGACAGAACTGATCAAGAACGCCGCTCAGGAAATTTGCCAGGGCCGTTTGATCTCCATGCTGGAAGGCGGGTACAATCTCGAGGAATTGAGCGATTCGGTTCACAACCATTTGATATCCTTATTGAAATAG
- the clpC gene encoding negative regulator of genetic competence ClpC/MecB: MLQQYVRNFTNKVVEALNIGSMEMINLHQDLLTPEFILLGLLEQEESMVVELLERIRPDEKNLHNELLEAVFEAQKDQRKIKGKPIQQIQLAKETETLFEIAQEETKKMGDKFIGVGAVFLASLDPRVGKVAAILKEAGLQYDRVKEELESLRGGRTVDAKDAEGRFNVLDQFTTDLTDLARRGELDPVIGRENEINRLIQILTRRKKNNPVLIGETGVGKTVIVDRLAQRIVNAEVPNSLLNKRVKVLEMSEVIAGAKMRGEFEERMKMVKDEIIAARGNIILFIDELHTIVSAGAGAGGVDASNMLKAALAKGQLQCIGATTTEEYKKHIEEDKALARRFQPVLVQEPSVELTIKILEGLKSKYEQHHEITYKPSAIVAAAKLSEKHVSDRSLPDKAIDLLYEAGAQKHLALINVPVPIRELENEKNHLMQRQNEEFARQEFEEVAEIRQKILELDKKLSEEKIKWQQELADIDAYVSEEDIANIVAAWTGIPVSKIQETEKDKLMRMEENLHKRVIGQNNAIIAVSNAIRRNRAGLKEKDKPIGSFLFLGPTGVGKTELAKALAEFLLDDENRIIRLDMSEYMEKHTVSKIIGSPPGYVGYDEGGQLTEKVRRNPYSVILLDELEKAHPDVFNILLQLLDDGRLTDAQGRVTSFKNAIIIGTSNIGSKAISETEKGIGFGTTTETVKKYQQVQALVLSEAKKLFKPEFINRLDDLMVFHSLTEENIREIADLMIDNLNKRLTEQELHIEVSTKAKDKLAKDGFSEVYGARPLKRLIEDQIENPISMKIINGEFIFGDTIRVDLENDEYTFAKVTQPSD, encoded by the coding sequence ATGCTTCAACAATACGTTCGCAACTTCACAAACAAAGTCGTCGAAGCCCTGAACATCGGGTCCATGGAAATGATCAACCTGCATCAGGACCTGCTCACCCCGGAATTCATCCTGCTCGGACTTCTGGAGCAGGAAGAGTCCATGGTCGTCGAATTGCTGGAAAGGATCCGCCCGGACGAAAAAAACCTGCACAATGAGTTACTGGAAGCTGTTTTTGAAGCGCAAAAGGATCAGCGGAAAATAAAAGGCAAACCCATTCAGCAAATCCAGCTCGCCAAGGAAACCGAAACCCTGTTCGAAATTGCCCAGGAAGAAACAAAAAAAATGGGAGATAAATTTATCGGTGTGGGAGCGGTTTTTCTGGCATCACTGGACCCGCGTGTCGGTAAAGTGGCGGCCATCCTCAAGGAAGCCGGCCTGCAATATGACAGGGTCAAGGAAGAATTGGAGAGCCTGCGAGGCGGACGAACCGTAGACGCCAAAGACGCGGAAGGAAGGTTCAACGTCCTGGATCAATTCACCACCGATCTCACCGACCTCGCCCGCCGGGGCGAACTGGACCCGGTCATTGGCCGGGAAAATGAAATCAACCGGCTCATTCAAATCCTCACCCGCCGGAAAAAAAACAATCCCGTTCTGATCGGTGAAACCGGCGTGGGGAAAACCGTGATCGTCGACCGGCTGGCGCAACGAATCGTCAACGCGGAAGTCCCCAATTCCCTGCTGAACAAACGGGTCAAGGTGCTGGAAATGTCCGAGGTCATCGCCGGAGCTAAAATGCGCGGTGAGTTCGAAGAGCGCATGAAAATGGTCAAGGATGAAATCATCGCCGCGCGGGGGAACATCATTCTGTTCATCGACGAACTGCATACCATCGTCAGCGCAGGGGCCGGGGCAGGCGGGGTGGATGCGTCCAACATGCTGAAAGCCGCTCTCGCCAAAGGACAACTGCAGTGCATCGGCGCCACCACCACGGAAGAATATAAAAAACACATTGAAGAAGACAAGGCGCTGGCCAGACGGTTTCAGCCCGTTCTGGTCCAGGAACCCTCGGTGGAGCTGACCATAAAAATTCTCGAAGGACTCAAGTCAAAATACGAACAGCATCATGAGATAACTTATAAACCATCAGCGATTGTGGCCGCCGCCAAGTTATCTGAAAAACACGTGTCCGACCGGTCCTTGCCGGACAAGGCCATCGACCTTCTCTATGAAGCGGGAGCGCAAAAGCATCTGGCCCTCATCAATGTTCCCGTTCCCATTCGCGAACTGGAAAATGAAAAAAACCATTTAATGCAGAGGCAAAATGAAGAATTCGCCAGGCAGGAATTCGAGGAGGTCGCCGAGATTCGGCAAAAAATTCTCGAACTGGATAAAAAACTCTCTGAGGAAAAAATAAAATGGCAACAGGAATTGGCTGATATTGACGCTTACGTGAGCGAAGAGGACATCGCCAACATCGTTGCCGCCTGGACAGGCATTCCAGTCAGCAAAATTCAGGAAACGGAGAAAGACAAACTGATGCGTATGGAGGAGAACCTCCACAAGCGGGTCATTGGGCAAAACAACGCCATCATCGCGGTCAGCAACGCCATTCGCAGAAACCGCGCCGGCCTCAAAGAGAAAGATAAACCGATCGGAAGTTTTCTCTTTCTAGGGCCAACGGGAGTCGGAAAAACCGAACTCGCCAAGGCCCTGGCAGAATTTCTCCTCGACGATGAAAACCGCATCATCCGTCTGGACATGTCGGAATATATGGAAAAACACACCGTGTCAAAAATCATCGGCTCGCCGCCGGGTTACGTGGGCTATGACGAAGGCGGGCAGTTGACAGAAAAGGTCCGGCGCAACCCGTACAGCGTCATCCTGCTCGACGAACTGGAGAAAGCTCATCCGGACGTTTTTAATATTCTTCTGCAGCTTCTGGACGACGGGCGATTGACGGATGCGCAGGGTCGAGTCACCAGTTTTAAAAACGCCATCATCATCGGCACTTCCAATATCGGGTCCAAGGCGATCTCTGAAACGGAAAAGGGCATCGGGTTTGGGACCACGACGGAGACTGTAAAAAAATACCAACAGGTGCAGGCCCTGGTTTTAAGCGAAGCCAAAAAACTGTTCAAGCCGGAATTCATCAATCGTCTGGACGACCTGATGGTGTTTCACAGTCTGACAGAAGAGAACATTCGGGAAATCGCCGACCTGATGATCGACAACCTCAACAAACGCCTGACCGAACAGGAACTCCATATTG